A single Penaeus chinensis breed Huanghai No. 1 chromosome 7, ASM1920278v2, whole genome shotgun sequence DNA region contains:
- the LOC125027381 gene encoding DNA repair protein XRCC2-like, producing MSHMHGRSSTENRLNLGANYSPGTMKTPESESGLALLARLGTRPSLKNIDSHFFPAGLDPCDIVEISGNRGSGKSSFISHLILNSLMPEAWCGLKLGGSSCGVVYIDADLHFSILQMENMLQRRIKKMVKSARAELKGLGGRKTAGSLICSPKTFQDFLHSGKRQQESEINKLTRDCLKHLLYLKCTDSFQFTITLLSLDELAQNRDNISLIVIDSISAFYWYDRTYKAGTWYKLEQHYNRIFKTFLGHIRKHKLVLLTSRQALFQKRPLKEERKTSYQNEDEEGDFDATDYEYLGREWASGVTHRIYLSVDTLGETSNTNLPQEQQVQDVQGSVCQSEESFSIMDKSTQERTTYLAEVNGKNNMKNKVTFTIHEDGIRHLVVKD from the exons ATGAGTCATATGCATGGGAGATCGAGCACAGAGAATAGATTAAACCTTGGTGCTAACT ACAGTCCTGGGACAATGAAGACCCCAGAAAGCGAGTCTGGTCTAGCCCTCTTAGCCAGACTTGGTACTCGACCGAGCCTGAAGAACATAGACTCTCACTTCTTCCCTGCTGGCCTGGACCCTTGTGACATTGTGGAAATCAGTGGTAACAGAGGGTCGGGCAAGTCATCATTCATCTCTCATCTGATCCTGAATTCCTTGATGCCTGAAGCCTGGTGTGGTCTTAAGCTGGGAGGCAGCAGCTGTGGGGTGGTGTACATTGATGCTGATTTGCACTTCAGTATCTTGCAGATGGAAAATATGTTGCAGAGGAGGATTAAGAAAATGGTTAAAAGTGCCAGGGCAGAGCTGAAGGGATTGGGTGGCAGGAAGACAGCAGGCAGTTTGATTTGCAGTCCCAAAACATTCCAAGATTTTCTGCATTCAGGGAAAAGGCAACAAGAAAGTGAAATCAACAAATTAACAAGGGACTGTTTGAAACACCTTCTCTACCTGAAGTGCACAGACAGTTTTCAGTTTACCATCACATTGCTCTCACTCGATGAACTCGCACAAAACAGAGACAATATTTCTCTTATTGTCATAGACAGTATCTCGGCCTTTTATTGGTATGACCGTACCTATAAGGCAGGAACCTGGTATAAACTGGAGCAACACTACAACCGGATATTCAAGACCTTTCTTGGCCACATCAGGAAACACAAGCTAGTCCTCCTCACCAGCCGTCAGGCCCTTTTCCAAAAGAGGCCGTTAAAGGAAGAGCGCAAAACCAGCTACcaaaatgaggatgaagaaggagatttTGATGCTACAGACTATGAGTACCTAGGCCGAGAGTGGGCCAGTGGAGTGACACACCGTATTTACTTATCAGTCGACACCCTAGGAGAAACCTCAAATACAAACCTTCCTCAAGAACAGCAAGTGCAGGATGTGCAAGGTTCAGTGTGCCAAAGTGAGGAATCTTTCAGCATCATGGATAAATCCACCCAAGAAAGAACAACATATTTGGCTGAAGTGAATGGAAAAAACAACATGAAAAATAAAGTCACTTTTACCATACATGAAGATGGTATCAGACATTTGGTTGTGAaagattaa
- the LOC125026905 gene encoding nuclear receptor coactivator 1-like has translation MKALNGFLVILDCEGEVFFATHNIESYLGFHQSDIVHQSVYELVHSEDREELQRQLMWNSHLLPDQAQLTLQEALQADQTPLERNFTVRFRCLLDNTSGFLRLDVRGRIKVLHGQNRKTEDPPLALFAVCTPFGPPSLLELPQKEVMYKSKHKLDLALVSMDQKGKMLLGYSDLELANKGGYDLVHYDDLAYVASAHQELLKTGASGMIAYRLQTRDGAWQWLQTSSRLVYKNSKPDFIICTHRPLMEEEGRDLLGKRTMDFKVSYLDPGLTQSYLCDSELPQLYASRMSRKYKTQLRDFLTTCRSKRSYTNLTDTAYNNYNNVYGASAYSADNGLYMQQNLGNLQSLYPASYLPADNLFHYRQLGTYYPEYMTHGYVSNGYVDPTRSCLSYDTTGLAKTAADQKLYCASQLDASKYQYKPADAYSAVYGSNTVLPSLEHKYSDIRTTDARRDDPSALASLGALAGTPGTTTPVAVSSVSTTATAANKDEPKDGDAYPNSTRQTVLMWGSAAHEYDKKFPEAPATSAASLEQSPGLGSVACKWGASTPASTPGAGSSAGGSPHGGGEGASPHGRPPPAAHSVATSAAHVGAGPVAPAGKAAYGYSEGGEHHGGSQLSTDQQEPNPLLSISEVTNTLLNHQD, from the exons AGCGACATCGTCCACCAGAGCGTGTACGAGCTGGTCCACTCTGAGGACAGAGAGGAGCTCCAGCGGCAGCTCATGTGGAACTCTCACCTCCTGCCCGACCAAGCCCAGCTCACCCTGCAGGAGGCGCTGCAGGCAGACCAGACGCCCCTCGAGAGGAACTTCACCGTTAGATTCAGATGCCTTTTAGATAACACTTCAGGGTTTTTA AGGCTGGACGTGCGAGGGCGAATCAAGGTGCTTCACGGGCAGAACCGCAAGACCGAGGACCCGCCCCTGGCTCTCTTCGCCGTCTGCACGCCCTTCGGCCCGCCCTCGCTCCTCGAACTCCCGCAGAAGGAAGTGATGTACAAGTCGAAACACAAACTAGATCTTGCCCTCGTCTCGATGGACCAGAA GGGGAAGATGCTCCTCGGTTACAGTGACCTCGAACTAGCCAATAAGGGCGGTTATGACCTCGTTCACTACGATGACCTCGCCTATGTTGCCTCAGCGCATCAGGAAC TTCTGAAGACGGGCGCCTCGGGCATGATCGCCTACCGCCTCCAGACCCGCGACGGCGCCTGGCAGTGGCTCCAGACGTCCTCGCGCCTCGTTTACAAAAATTCCAAACCCGATTTTATCATTTGCACGCACAGACCCCTCAT ggaggaggaggggcgcgaCCTGCTGGGCAAGCGGACGATGGACTTCAAGGTGTCGTACCTGGACCCCGGCCTCACGCAGTCCTACCTCTGCGACTCCGAGCTGCCGCAGCTCTACGCCTCCCGCATGAGCCGCAAGTACAAGACGCAGCTGCGGGACTTCCTGACCACGTGCCGCTCCAAGAGGAGCTACACCAACCTCACCGACACGgcctacaacaactacaacaacgtgTACGGCGCCTCGGCCTACTCGGCGGACAACGGCCTGTACATGCAGCAGAACCTGGGCAACCTGCAGTCGCTGTACCCCGCCAGCTACCTGCCCGCCGACAACCTGTTCCACTACCGCCAGCTGGGCACGTACTACCCCGAGTACATGACGCACGGCTACGTGAGCAACGGCTACGTGGACCCGACGCGCTCGTGCCTCAGCTACGACACGACGGGGCTGGCCAAGACGGCGGCCGACCAGAAGCTGTACTGCGCCTCGCAGCTCGACGCCTCCAAGTACCAGTACAAGCCGGCCGACGCGTACTCGGCGGTCTACGGCAGCAACACGGTCCTGCCGTCGCTCGAGCACAAGTACAGCGACATCCGCACGACGGACGCGCGGCGAGACGACCCGTCGGCGCTGGCGTCGCTCGGGGCGCTGGCGGGCACGCCGGGCACCACGACGCCCGTGGCCGTCAGCTCCGTGTCCACCACGGCCACGGCAGCCAACAAGGACGAGCCCAAGGACGGCGACGCGTACCCCAACAGCACGCGCCAGACCGTGCTCATGTGGGGCTCGGCCGCCCACGAATACGACAAGAAGTTCCCGGAGGCGCCGGCTACGTcagcggcgtcgctggagcagagCCCGGGCCTCGGCAGCGTCGCCTGCAAGTGGGGCGCCTCCACGCCCGCGTCCACGCCCGGCGCGGGAAGCAGCGCCGGCGGCTCGCCCcacggcggcggcgagggcgcgTCACCGCACGGTCGGCCGCCTCCCGCCGCCCACTCCGTCGCTACCTCTGCCGCCCACGTCGGCGCCGGCCCTGTGGCGCCCGCGGGTAAGGCTGCGTACGGCTACAGTGAGGGCGGCGAG CACCATGGCGGATCCCAGCTATCCACAGATCAGCAGGAACCCAATCCTTTGCTGTCCATCTCTGAGGTAACGAACACACTCCTCAACCACCAGGATTAG